The proteins below come from a single Papaver somniferum cultivar HN1 chromosome 11, ASM357369v1, whole genome shotgun sequence genomic window:
- the LOC113325280 gene encoding putative F-box protein At1g49610 → MKQRRGGSNTEDKISKLPDELIHRIFSFFDMKYAVQTCVLSKRWRYIWTSLPTLNFDHTSELYPTDENFVKVVDKVLEHRSNKLCNIQQFHINKRIINKWYSLSIPLDTWISAAVKAKVQDIFIPYLGLQETEVPGSLFSCKSLKRLILETQGGNLNNLPRHEEEVNRLISSCPVLHYLDLMFRDLTCKYNGYGYMYVKIHSLTLKHLKISKGSGTIMLDLYVPNLVSVPTFESAIGNMIEPEDYYGMSKPMFLELKAPLTCILEVRAKILVILIDN, encoded by the exons ATGAAACAAAGACGTGGGGGGTCGAATACAGAAGACAAGATCAGTAAGTTACCAGATGAATTGATTCATCGCATATTTTCTTTCTTTGACATGAAATATGCGGTTCAAACTTGTGTTTTGTCGAAACGATGGAGATATATTTGGACTTCTCTACCAACATTAAACTTCGATCATACATCTGAACTGTATCCTACTGACGAGAACTTTGTTAAAGTAGTCGACAAGGTATTAGAACACCGTAGTAACAAACTATGcaatattcaacaattccatATCAATAAACGTATAATTAATAAGTGGTATAGTCTCTCAATTCCTCTTGACACATGGATAAGTGCTGCTGTCAAAGCCAAAGTCCAAGATATTTTTATCCCTTACCTTGGTCTTCAAGAAACTGAAGTTCCGGGAAGTTTATTCTCTTGTAAATCATTGAAAAGGTTAATACTGGAGACGCAGGGTGGGAATTTGAATAATCTACCCAG GCATGAAGAAGAAGTAAATAGGTTAATCTCAAGTTGTCCTGTTCTTCATTATTTGGATTTAATGTTCCGTGATTTGACCTGCAAGTATAACGGCTATGGTTATATGTATGTTAAAATTCATTCGCTTACGCTGAAGCACTTGAAAATTTCTAAAGGTAGTGGAACAATTATGCTGGATTTATATGTTCCGAATCTTGTATCGGTACCAACCTTCGAATCAGCTATTGGCAATATGATAGAACCAGAAGATTATTATGGGATGTCTAAACCTATGTTCTTGGAACT GAAAGCTCCGTTGACATGTATCTTAGAAGTACGTGCTAAgattctagttattttgattgatAACTAG